In a genomic window of Streptomyces sp. NBC_01231:
- a CDS encoding alpha/beta fold hydrolase — protein MNGSALEEDEGPAASAGGRIHTRGGAVDEGRAPFTLVFVHHAGGSSAAFAPLARQLPPEWNILSIDLPGRLLSTGERACRTSAQAVDFLIPTLRPLLKGSYAVFGHSMGALIAFEAARELSRLGIPPVWVGLSGASAPGHRTDHAQRHLWTREQLISFMRELGGTPDSVFEMPDVLDLMVRVLRADLAIVDTYQKHPGPPLHVPLSVFAGQNDPAAPPETTTFWSEHTTARTTTHSWPGGHFFLLDHAEAVGFTIQREIAAAGPAAR, from the coding sequence ATGAACGGCTCGGCCTTGGAAGAGGACGAAGGACCCGCGGCGTCGGCCGGCGGCCGTATCCACACTCGCGGCGGGGCGGTTGATGAGGGCCGGGCTCCTTTCACCTTGGTGTTCGTGCATCACGCCGGGGGATCAAGTGCCGCTTTTGCCCCGTTGGCCCGGCAGTTGCCCCCTGAATGGAACATTCTGTCCATCGATCTCCCCGGCCGATTGCTGAGCACGGGGGAGCGGGCCTGCCGCACCTCGGCCCAGGCCGTCGACTTCCTGATCCCCACGCTACGGCCCCTCCTCAAGGGCTCCTATGCGGTGTTCGGGCACAGCATGGGCGCGCTGATCGCGTTCGAGGCAGCCAGGGAACTGTCCCGGTTGGGTATACCGCCTGTCTGGGTGGGGCTTTCCGGGGCTTCTGCCCCGGGGCATCGCACCGATCACGCTCAGCGCCATTTGTGGACGCGAGAACAGTTGATCTCCTTCATGCGGGAATTGGGCGGAACGCCGGATTCGGTATTCGAGATGCCGGACGTGCTGGACCTGATGGTGCGGGTGCTGCGTGCCGACCTCGCGATCGTGGACACCTACCAGAAGCACCCCGGCCCGCCCCTGCACGTTCCCCTCTCGGTATTCGCGGGGCAGAACGACCCGGCGGCTCCTCCGGAGACGACCACCTTCTGGAGCGAGCACACGACAGCCCGGACCACGACTCATTCCTGGCCGGGCGGACATTTCTTCCTGCTCGACCACGCGGAAGCCGTCGGTTTCACCATCCAGCGGGAGATCGCCGCCGCCGGTCCCGCGGCCCGGTGA